In a single window of the Actinomycetota bacterium genome:
- a CDS encoding glycosyltransferase family 4 protein → MTTVTSSERVVAYVLTHHPKVAMTFISNEIAAMERAGWRVVPIALNSPEPDDLKSDWARRESERTVYLDRFSRLALAKRLGQHLVRHPVAIGRLLARVARSAGHDTSLLVTRFGHLLYATVVADEISRQDARHVHAHFGLSPASVAWFTSELTATTAPAQCSWSFTIHGFHDFVDERLARLDLKAAAANFVVCISDFTRSQLCRVTAPTHWDRFHVVRCGLDLDQFVPRPERALARPPHVLTVARLSPEKGHVTLLRAARLLADRGCPIELEFVGDGPFRSDLAREADRLGVHVRFTGELQPEQVRERLVAADIFCLPSFAEGLPVSIMEAMALGVPVVSSNVGGIPELARNDVTALSVAASDVEELAGAIEKMVTDEATRERLASAGIAAVRRDHDNASSVADLAALFAAELDRPRR, encoded by the coding sequence ATGACCACCGTGACCTCGTCCGAGCGAGTGGTCGCGTACGTGCTGACCCACCATCCCAAGGTCGCGATGACCTTCATCTCCAACGAGATCGCCGCGATGGAGCGAGCCGGATGGCGGGTCGTCCCCATCGCCCTCAACTCTCCCGAACCTGACGACCTGAAGAGCGACTGGGCCCGGCGGGAGAGCGAGCGCACCGTCTATCTCGACCGGTTCTCCCGACTCGCGCTGGCCAAGCGGCTCGGCCAGCACCTGGTTCGCCACCCGGTGGCGATAGGGCGCCTGCTGGCGCGAGTCGCTCGTTCGGCAGGTCACGACACGTCGCTGCTCGTGACCAGGTTCGGCCACCTGCTGTACGCCACGGTCGTGGCCGACGAGATCAGCCGGCAAGACGCACGCCACGTCCACGCCCACTTCGGGCTGTCCCCGGCTTCGGTGGCGTGGTTCACGTCCGAGCTGACGGCGACGACCGCCCCGGCACAGTGCTCGTGGAGCTTCACCATCCACGGGTTCCACGATTTCGTCGACGAACGCCTTGCCCGGCTTGATCTGAAGGCGGCCGCCGCGAACTTCGTCGTCTGCATCAGCGACTTCACCAGATCGCAGCTGTGCCGCGTCACCGCTCCCACGCACTGGGATCGCTTTCACGTCGTCCGGTGCGGTCTGGACCTCGATCAGTTCGTCCCTCGTCCCGAGCGAGCCTTGGCGAGACCGCCCCACGTGCTGACGGTGGCGCGATTGTCACCCGAGAAGGGCCACGTCACATTGCTTCGGGCGGCGAGGCTGCTCGCCGATCGGGGATGCCCGATCGAGCTCGAGTTCGTCGGAGACGGCCCGTTCCGATCCGATCTGGCACGAGAGGCCGACCGGCTCGGAGTCCACGTTCGATTCACCGGCGAGCTTCAGCCCGAGCAGGTGCGCGAGCGCCTCGTGGCGGCCGACATCTTCTGCCTCCCGTCGTTCGCCGAGGGTCTGCCGGTGTCGATCATGGAGGCGATGGCCCTCGGTGTGCCCGTGGTGAGCAGCAACGTCGGCGGGATACCCGAGCTCGCCCGCAACGATGTCACCGCGCTCAGCGTGGCCGCGAGCGACGTGGAGGAGCTGGCCGGCGCGATCGAGAAGATGGTCACCGACGAGGCGACGCGAGAGCGCCTGGCATCTGCTGGCATCGCAGCCGTGCGCAGGGACCACGACAACGCCTCCAGTGTGGCCGACCTCGCGGCGTTGTTCGCCGCGGAGCTCGACCGTCCCCGCCGCTGA
- a CDS encoding DUF1996 domain-containing protein encodes MGSNFDVGRFLVADRVPESSAREPSGNFRAICEYSHLAYDDPIVYPGQAGQSHLHMFFGNTLANANSTYESLRTTGSSTCHGGPINRSAYWMPALIDASGKVVTPDYLIVYYKGSIGAGAQYQAQIRAIRSMPAGLRMIAGYDMANPSTPTHFSWACESGGASSQQIPNCGSGVRGRLVDVPYVLGRPQPRQREPSQPSRLPQRRSSHRAPVVPGHASGDAARVHVGAWFSHDGNSRNWHLDSDQMPGMTHANGSTFHSDWFGAWDPTIQDTWVAKCINGMLNCQGGQIGNGQRLLDPPDYTGPHTIAPPLN; translated from the coding sequence GTGGGGAGCAACTTCGATGTCGGTCGGTTCTTGGTGGCTGATCGGGTTCCGGAGTCGTCGGCGCGGGAGCCGTCGGGGAACTTCCGGGCGATCTGTGAGTACTCGCACCTGGCCTACGACGACCCGATCGTGTACCCGGGTCAGGCAGGCCAGTCGCATCTGCACATGTTCTTCGGCAACACCTTGGCCAACGCGAACTCGACGTACGAGTCGCTGCGCACGACTGGTTCGAGCACCTGCCACGGCGGGCCGATCAACCGCTCCGCGTACTGGATGCCCGCGCTGATCGACGCCTCCGGCAAGGTGGTCACCCCCGACTACCTGATCGTCTACTACAAGGGTTCGATCGGTGCCGGCGCCCAGTACCAGGCCCAGATCCGGGCGATCCGCTCGATGCCGGCAGGGTTGCGGATGATCGCCGGCTACGACATGGCCAACCCTTCGACACCGACGCACTTCTCGTGGGCGTGTGAGAGCGGTGGGGCGAGCTCCCAGCAGATCCCCAACTGCGGTTCCGGTGTGCGTGGGCGTCTCGTTGACGTTCCCTACGTGTTGGGACGGCCGCAACCTCGACAGCGCGAACCATCGCAGCCATCTCGCCTACCGCAGCGCCGATCCTCACACCGGGCACCTGTCGTGCCCGGCCACGCATCCGGTGATGCTGCCCGAGTTCACGTTGGGGCGTGGTTCTCCCACGACGGCAACTCACGCAACTGGCACCTGGACTCCGACCAGATGCCGGGGATGACCCACGCCAACGGGTCCACGTTCCACTCCGACTGGTTCGGAGCGTGGGACCCAACCATCCAAGACACCTGGGTCGCCAAGTGCATCAACGGCATGCTCAACTGCCAAGGCGGCCAGATCGGCAACGGTCAACGACTGCTCGACCCCCCCGACTACACCGGACCCCACACCATCGCCCCACCCCTCAACTGA
- a CDS encoding sugar transferase: protein MVADAVAIGVGMMLAFGSQALLRPVPHHIQLDHLLLSMLSAPFWFGALAAKRTFAARAVERPTEEVGRLMSASAIGLGAMVAVAFALKYSNLSRFWVASVYVFVTLVLLVERALARAAFNRLRSSGRISRRIVIIGTDAHAIGMMHSLQRNPHLGYLVVGFLGDDDLGERGGCSVLGPIDDAERIMSEHDCTGAMVSLASVEPAVVNRLARQLTDAGLHVALSSTLRDIDVTRMRPQAIDGRTLIYIEPTVRDGWRGRGKRVFDVAAALAVLALTAPFVAIAALAIKIESPGPVLFRQERVGLGGRRFRIMKLRTMVDGAESQLDDLRELNEMDGPLFKISDDPRVTRVGRVLRKLSIDEIPQCWNVVRGEMSVVGPRPALPSEVARWDAEVHERLRVLPGITGLWQVSGRSGTSFEDYKRLDLYYVDNWSIFHDVRIVLRTITAVVLQRGAS, encoded by the coding sequence ATGGTCGCGGACGCAGTCGCGATCGGCGTCGGCATGATGCTGGCCTTCGGCTCCCAAGCGCTGCTGCGCCCGGTTCCCCACCACATCCAACTCGACCATCTGCTGCTGTCCATGCTCAGCGCGCCGTTCTGGTTCGGCGCGCTGGCGGCCAAGAGGACCTTCGCTGCTCGCGCGGTGGAGCGTCCGACCGAGGAGGTCGGCCGGCTGATGAGCGCGAGTGCGATCGGCCTGGGGGCCATGGTGGCCGTCGCCTTCGCGCTCAAGTACTCAAACCTCTCCCGCTTCTGGGTGGCCAGCGTCTACGTGTTCGTCACTTTGGTGCTGCTCGTAGAGCGCGCGTTGGCCCGAGCCGCCTTCAACCGCCTGCGCAGCAGCGGACGGATCAGCAGGCGAATCGTGATCATCGGCACCGACGCCCATGCGATCGGCATGATGCACTCGCTGCAGCGCAACCCTCACCTCGGCTACCTGGTCGTCGGCTTCCTCGGAGACGACGACCTCGGTGAACGGGGCGGGTGCAGCGTGCTCGGGCCGATCGACGACGCCGAACGGATCATGTCCGAGCACGACTGCACCGGGGCGATGGTCTCGCTCGCCTCCGTCGAACCCGCGGTCGTCAACCGCCTCGCGCGCCAGCTGACCGACGCCGGGCTCCACGTCGCCCTCTCGTCGACCCTGCGCGACATCGACGTCACGCGGATGCGCCCGCAAGCCATCGACGGACGCACCCTGATCTACATCGAGCCGACGGTGCGCGACGGCTGGCGGGGACGTGGCAAGCGGGTCTTCGACGTCGCCGCCGCCCTCGCAGTTCTCGCTCTCACCGCCCCGTTCGTCGCCATCGCTGCGTTGGCGATCAAGATCGAGTCGCCCGGACCCGTGCTCTTCCGCCAAGAACGCGTCGGCCTCGGCGGGCGTCGCTTCCGAATCATGAAGCTGCGCACGATGGTCGACGGTGCCGAATCGCAGCTGGACGACCTGCGCGAGCTGAACGAGATGGACGGTCCGCTGTTCAAGATCAGCGACGACCCGCGGGTGACGAGAGTCGGACGGGTGCTGCGCAAGTTGTCGATCGACGAGATCCCGCAGTGCTGGAACGTCGTGCGCGGCGAGATGAGCGTCGTCGGCCCGCGTCCCGCGCTGCCGAGCGAGGTCGCGCGCTGGGATGCCGAGGTGCACGAGCGCTTGCGTGTGCTGCCGGGTATCACCGGTCTGTGGCAGGTGTCTGGTCGTAGTGGCACTTCGTTCGAGGACTACAAGCGGCTCGACCTCTACTACGTGGACAACTGGTCGATCTTCCACGACGTCAGGATCGTGCTGCGCACGATCACCGCCGTCGTGCTGCAGCGCGGGGCGAGCTGA
- a CDS encoding aminotransferase class V-fold PLP-dependent enzyme: protein MPDDLPDDDVEVLIRYVRDSVVGGDEMVEGPYGPRPVVYADYTASGRSLSFIEDYVRDVVLPLYANTHTESSGTGRQTSHFREEARQIIRRSVGATDEHAVVFCGSGATYAVDKLVGVLGLRLPSALDDRYHLSDAIAPEQRPVVFVGPYEHHSNELPWRESIADVVTISEDADGHVDLAHLESELVRHAARPLKIGSFSAASNVTGILTDTAAVSTLLHRHGALSFWDFAAAAPYVAIDVGSPAGGADLDYYDAIFLSPHKFIGGPGTPGVLVARRELFANRVPVVTGGGTVAYVNPTEHDYLPGVEQREEAGTPAIVDSIRAGLVFQLKDAVGTDAIRRREESFVQRAITEWGEHPNIDILGNRRAARLSIVSFVVRHGERHLHHNYVVALLNDLFGIQSRGGCSCAGPYGHRLLGIDLERSHEFEREITRGCEGIKPGWVRVGFNYFIDEDTFRYLVDAVSLVADAGAELLAHYRFDPDSGLWTHRDGAGAPPMSLADVSYASGAMAYPSHRRRAPEGVLAQVLDEARRLVDATRASPLRACEPPSTNADFEHLRWFPYPAEAGSAG from the coding sequence ATGCCTGACGACCTGCCCGACGACGACGTGGAAGTGCTGATCCGGTACGTCCGCGACAGCGTCGTCGGCGGCGACGAGATGGTCGAGGGCCCGTACGGCCCCCGTCCGGTGGTGTACGCCGACTACACCGCGTCGGGTCGTTCACTCTCGTTCATCGAGGACTACGTGCGCGATGTCGTCCTGCCGCTGTACGCGAACACGCACACCGAATCCTCCGGCACCGGCCGCCAGACCAGCCACTTCCGTGAAGAGGCGCGCCAGATCATCCGTCGCAGTGTCGGTGCCACCGACGAACACGCCGTGGTCTTCTGCGGCAGCGGCGCCACGTACGCGGTCGACAAGCTCGTCGGCGTGCTCGGCCTGCGGCTGCCGTCGGCGCTCGACGACCGCTACCACCTGAGCGACGCGATCGCCCCTGAGCAGCGCCCGGTCGTCTTCGTCGGGCCCTACGAGCACCATTCCAACGAGCTGCCCTGGCGCGAGTCGATCGCCGACGTGGTGACCATCAGCGAAGACGCCGACGGCCACGTCGACCTCGCCCACCTCGAATCCGAGCTCGTTCGCCACGCCGCGCGCCCGCTGAAGATCGGCTCGTTCTCCGCCGCGTCGAACGTGACCGGCATCCTCACCGACACCGCCGCCGTGTCCACGCTGCTGCACCGCCACGGTGCCCTGTCGTTCTGGGACTTCGCGGCAGCCGCGCCCTACGTGGCGATCGACGTCGGCTCCCCCGCGGGTGGCGCCGATCTCGACTACTACGACGCGATCTTCCTGTCGCCGCACAAGTTCATCGGCGGGCCGGGTACACCGGGTGTGCTCGTCGCCCGGCGTGAGCTGTTCGCCAACCGGGTGCCGGTGGTCACCGGTGGGGGGACCGTGGCGTACGTGAACCCGACCGAGCACGACTACCTGCCCGGCGTCGAGCAGCGCGAGGAGGCCGGCACACCCGCGATCGTCGATTCGATCCGCGCCGGGCTGGTGTTCCAGTTGAAGGACGCGGTCGGCACCGATGCCATCCGCCGTCGCGAGGAGTCGTTCGTGCAGCGCGCGATCACCGAGTGGGGCGAGCACCCGAACATCGACATCCTCGGCAACCGCCGTGCCGCCAGGCTGTCGATCGTGTCGTTCGTCGTGCGCCACGGTGAACGGCACCTGCACCACAACTACGTCGTCGCCCTGCTGAACGACCTGTTCGGGATCCAGTCCCGCGGTGGCTGCTCGTGCGCCGGCCCGTACGGTCACCGGCTGCTCGGCATCGATCTCGAGCGCTCACACGAGTTCGAGCGCGAGATCACCCGCGGTTGCGAGGGGATCAAGCCCGGCTGGGTACGCGTCGGATTCAACTACTTCATCGACGAGGACACGTTCCGGTATCTCGTCGACGCGGTCTCGCTCGTCGCCGACGCCGGTGCAGAGCTGCTGGCGCACTACCGCTTCGACCCCGACAGCGGGTTGTGGACCCACCGCGACGGGGCCGGAGCACCGCCGATGAGCCTCGCCGACGTCAGCTACGCGTCGGGCGCGATGGCGTACCCGTCGCACCGGCGCCGGGCACCCGAGGGTGTGCTCGCGCAGGTGCTCGACGAGGCCCGCCGCCTCGTCGACGCAACCCGTGCTTCGCCGCTGCGGGCTTGCGAACCGCCGTCGACCAACGCCGACTTCGAGCACCTGCGCTGGTTCCCGTACCCCGCGGAAGCCGGTTCCGCCGGTTGA